A single Lolium perenne isolate Kyuss_39 chromosome 6, Kyuss_2.0, whole genome shotgun sequence DNA region contains:
- the LOC127310878 gene encoding protein SRG1-like yields MVHEDQGKLVQVVAAEYGLLTPPSRYVLREENRPAAGAEPAKLTIPIVDLSLLAKPNGVEEAAKLRSALQSWGIFVVTGHGMPKEFLDEILDATRKFFHLPLEEKQRCSNVIGGAVFQNEGYGTDRIDSDEQILDWCDRLWLQLQPEDERRLEFWPQSLRELLHEYTIKIGQVTMDVLKAMAKLLDQKEDFFIDMVGERFKSYARFTYYPPCPRPDLVHGLKPHTDNSVITLLLMDKDVGGLQVLKDGHWVDVPVLGHDLLVVVGEGMEIVSNAVFKAPWHRVVMSVDKERVSLATFYQPEPQRIIGPPGALVHEKRPAMFKKCLVQTLADGYWDAFAVGERTVDFLNVRIDVEADGKLELESVATNN; encoded by the exons ATGGTTCATGAGGATCAGGGGAAGCTGGTGCAGGTGGTGGCGGCAGAATATGGACTTCTCACGCCGCCGAGCAGGTATGTGCTAAGGGAGGAGAACCGCCCGGCCGCTGGTGCAGAGCCAGCTAAGCTGACTATCCCCATCGTGGACTTGAGCCTTCTGGCCAAGCCCAATGGGGTTGAGGAGGCTGCCAAGCTTCGATCTGCACTTCAGTCGTGGGGAATTTTCGTGGTGACTGGCCATGGCATGCCGAAGGAGTTCCTGGATGAGATCCTCGACGCAACGAGGAAGTTCTTTCACTTGCCGCTGGAGGAGAAGCAAAGGTGTAGCAACGTGATCGGCGGTGCCGTGTTCCAGAATGAAGGATACGGCACCGACCGCATCGACTCCGATGAGCAGATCCTTGACTGGTGTGACCGACTATGGCTCCAACTCCAACCGGAGGATGAGAGGCGGCTTGAATTCTGGCCACAATCTCTAAG GGAGCTTCTACACGAGTATACCATAAAGATTGGGCAAgtgaccatggatgtgctgaaggccATGGCAAAGCTTCTAGATCAAAAGGAGGACTTCTTCATCGATATGGTGGGTGAGAGGTTTAAGTCATACGCAAGGTTCACTTACTACCCTCCCTGTCCACGGCCTGACCTCGTCCATGGGCTGAAACCCCACACTGACAACTCCGTCATCACACTGCTCCTCATGGACAAGGACGTGGGCGGCCTCCAAGTGCTCAAGGATGGACACTGGGTTGATGTTCCCGTGCTAGGTCATGACCTGTTGGTCGTTGTTGGTGAGGGGATGGAG ATCGTTAGCAATGCGGTGTTCAAGGCACCTTGGCACCGCGTGGTGATGAGCGTCGACAAGGAGAGGGTGTCACTAGCGACGTTCTACCAGCCAGAGCCGCAGAGGATCATAGGGCCACCTGGGGCACTGGTTCACGAGAAGCGTCCGGCAATGTTCAAGAAGTGCTTGGTCCAGACCTTGGCCGATGGCTACTGGGATGCATTTGCGGTAGGAGAGCGCACCGTCGACTTCCTCAATGTTAGGATTGATGTCGAGGCTGATGGCAAACTGGAGTTGGAGTCTGTGGCTACCAATAACTAA
- the LOC127310877 gene encoding F-box protein At5g03970 — MSRRLSTPAPLDDDDLLGEILLRLPPQPSSLPRASLVCARWRSVLSDPQFHGRFRKRHGKPPLLGFFTGDVGRRHVFTPVLDSPDRIPAARFSVPWSRKGYDCWDFRGCRHGLAVLVNDRGRGVVVWDPVTGQHRRHRVPFSPNPRYGSIWQSSWHWHPAVMCTNAEHGHAHGDCFSSPFKLVLMCKGPTHAFACVYNSVSGVWGNIISTATTSSSILSRPGILVGNALHWLFRAGGGVLVFDTEKQSLGVIDKPADINVTDCWSCQLLRTGDDGNLGLAVLSKDSKPSIQLWKRQSQSSGVVKWVLLQKTIQLEGLFESRMFSASRNALMVGYDEDSNEIVLSTYVGVFILQIESKLFRTVSKRLPLDDKMFYPYKNFYTAGREVGWKWVNPEL, encoded by the exons ATGAGCCGCCGACTTTCCACGCCGGCCCCGCTGGACGACGACGACCTCCTCGGGGAGATCCTGCTCCGCCTCCCTCCGCAGCCTTCCTCTCTCCCGCGCGCGTCCCTCGTCTGCGCGCGATGGCGCAGCGTCCTCTCTGACCCTCAGTTCCACGGCCGCTTCCGCAAGCGCCACGGGAAGCCTCCGCTGCTGGGCTTCTTCACGGGAGACGTTGGCAGAAGACATGTCTTCACCCCTGTCCTGGACTCGCCCGATCGCATCCCCGCCGCCCGATTCTCCGTGCCGTGGAGCCGCAAAGGTTACGACTGCTGGGACTTCCGCGGCTGCCGCCACGGCCTCGCCGTCCTCGTCAATGACCGCGGGCGCGGGGTTGTCGTGTGGGACCCAGTCACCGGCCAGCACCGCCGCCACCGCGTGCCTTTCTCGCCGAACCCCCGCTACGGCAGCATATGGCAGTCTTCCTGGCACTGGCACCCCGCGGTGATGTGCACAAACGCGGAGCATGGGCATGCGCATGGTGATTGCTTCTCGAGCCCTTTTAAGTTGGTTTTGATGTGTAAGGGACCAACACACGCATTTGCTTGCGTCTACAATTCGGTGTCTGGTGTGTGGGGAAATATTATCTCGACGGCGACTACCAGTAGTAGTATCTTGTCAAGGCCTGGCATCCTCGTCGGGAATGCACTTCACTGGTTGTTTCGTGCAGGTGGTGGTGTCCTTGTGTTTGATACTGAAAAGCAGAGCCTTGGTGTGATCGATAAGCCGGCGGACATCAATGTTACCGACTGCTGGTCCTGTCAGCTCTTACGGACAGGTGATGATGGTAACCTTGGCCTCGCTGTTCTGTCAAAAGACTCGAAACCGAGCATCCAATTATGGAAAAGGCAATCACAGTCTAGTGGTGTTGTCAAATGGGTGCTTCTTCAGAAAACTATTCAATTGGAAGGGCTCTTTGAATCGAGAATGTTTAGCGCCTCCAGAAACGCGTTGATGGTGGGGTATGACGAGGACTCAAATGAGATTGTTCTGAGTACATATGTTGGTGTGTTCATCCTCCAAATCGAGTCGAAGCTCTTCAGAACTGTCAGTAAAAGACTCCCCTTGGATGACAAGATGTTTTATCCCTACAAAAATTTCTATACTGCAG GCAGAGAAGTTGGGTGGAAATGGGTCAATCCGGAATTGTGA